From a region of the Hymenobacter jejuensis genome:
- a CDS encoding DUF551 domain-containing protein: protein MRMAKVNWILRTEQLPAPNQRVLVYAPSSWLDITVATYKPEQTPGAKHMFVTPDRQGIDRYVKGVTHWMPLPDPPVG from the coding sequence ATGAGAATGGCTAAAGTGAACTGGATTTTGCGTACAGAACAGCTGCCTGCACCTAATCAGCGTGTGCTGGTATATGCGCCTTCTTCATGGCTGGATATCACGGTAGCGACGTATAAACCCGAACAAACGCCGGGCGCTAAACACATGTTTGTGACGCCTGATCGGCAGGGGATAGATCGCTACGTGAAAGGCGTGACCCACTGGATGCCGCTACCCGATCCGCCTGTCGGCTAG
- a CDS encoding glycoside hydrolase family 43 protein, whose amino-acid sequence MSPLTPSDFYQNPVWDDDFPDPTIIRGSDGWYYAYGTQTRYHGQILNLQIARSADLVRWEHLGEGLPDKPAWADTTQRIWAPHVSEHDGRYYLYYSAQPNGAEGLCLAVATATAPHGPFVDSGQPLQCGEGFLNIDPMAFDDPATGRRLLYWGSGFGPLMVRELAPDRISFVPDSELVTLVEPALTDDLTNYQRLIEGSWVVLRNGWYYLFYSGDNCCGEQAHYGVMVARSRSATGPFETLAQATGHPNSTILEGNSRWRAPGHNCIIRDEAGHDWMAYHAIDTQQPTFDAINDEQGYSRRVLLLDRVEYESGWPCISGGTPSTTAQVAPITVKTSSG is encoded by the coding sequence ATGAGTCCGCTCACTCCCTCCGACTTTTACCAGAACCCTGTATGGGACGATGATTTCCCCGACCCAACCATCATTCGGGGCTCGGACGGATGGTACTACGCGTACGGCACCCAAACCAGATACCACGGCCAGATCCTGAACCTGCAGATAGCACGGTCTGCCGATCTGGTTCGGTGGGAGCATTTAGGAGAAGGATTGCCGGATAAACCCGCTTGGGCTGACACCACGCAGCGCATCTGGGCACCGCACGTAAGCGAGCATGATGGCCGGTATTATCTCTACTACTCGGCGCAGCCCAATGGTGCGGAAGGTCTTTGCCTGGCCGTGGCAACGGCTACGGCGCCGCACGGGCCATTCGTTGATAGTGGGCAGCCGTTACAGTGCGGCGAAGGTTTCCTGAACATTGATCCCATGGCCTTCGACGACCCCGCTACTGGCCGTCGGCTGCTTTATTGGGGCTCCGGCTTTGGCCCCCTGATGGTGCGGGAGCTGGCACCTGATCGTATTTCTTTCGTGCCTGACAGTGAACTTGTTACGCTTGTAGAGCCAGCTCTAACCGACGATCTCACGAATTATCAGCGGTTGATAGAGGGCAGCTGGGTAGTGTTGCGTAATGGCTGGTACTACCTGTTTTATTCGGGCGACAACTGCTGCGGCGAACAGGCTCATTATGGCGTGATGGTAGCCCGCTCGCGTAGTGCTACCGGCCCATTCGAAACGCTTGCACAAGCCACTGGCCACCCCAATAGCACCATACTGGAAGGCAATAGCCGGTGGCGCGCTCCCGGTCATAACTGCATTATCCGTGACGAGGCCGGCCACGACTGGATGGCTTACCATGCAATTGATACCCAACAACCTACGTTCGACGCCATCAACGACGAACAGGGATATTCCCGGCGCGTGCTGCTGCTGGATCGGGTGGAATACGAGTCGGGATGGCCGTGCATAAGCGGGGGCACCCCATCCACTACCGCGCAGGTAGCCCCGATTACCGTAAAAACGTCATCCGGGTAA
- a CDS encoding TSUP family transporter: MPPSSPPPEPTGNPLFPVFLKLEQFRVLLVGGGFVGLEKLSAILRNSPATTVTVVSITMLPELQALAARHPRVQLHKRPYSDDDLPGHDFIFVATNDKALNRHIKASAAELHLLTNVADTPAECDFYLSSVVQKGDLKVAISTNGKSPTVAKRLREVLEESLPGELNTVLQQMTVIRGRLNGDFAQKVKSLNAVTAELANGPAFESPATTYWRRLATGSLLAFAALLILNIASYYVTWPQAYAVLRSGGTFYAFVAIGFLAQLIDGLLGMGYGVVTAISLMSMNIHPAAVSASIHTAEMFASGASGYNHYKFGNVNRRLFKALLLPGIAGAVGGAFLLSYFGETYANWVKPLLAVYLLLLGVRIISRAFRQQESKRKIKHVGWLAAAGGFLDSFGGGGWGPLVTSTLIAKGRTPQYVIGSVSLTEFFVTFASALTFFSLIGISHWQIVLGLIVGGVAAAPFAARLAGRLPIRWMFIGVGLMVILWSLWALRKLFV; encoded by the coding sequence ATGCCTCCTTCGTCCCCTCCGCCCGAGCCTACAGGCAACCCGCTGTTTCCGGTGTTCCTGAAGCTGGAGCAATTTCGGGTGTTGCTGGTGGGTGGCGGTTTTGTAGGGCTGGAAAAGCTGAGCGCGATTCTGCGGAATAGCCCTGCTACGACTGTTACCGTCGTGAGTATCACGATGTTGCCAGAGCTGCAAGCCTTAGCCGCGCGGCACCCGCGCGTGCAGCTCCACAAGCGCCCCTACTCCGACGACGATCTGCCGGGCCACGATTTTATTTTCGTTGCCACCAACGACAAGGCGCTAAATCGGCACATCAAAGCCTCGGCCGCCGAGCTCCATCTGCTTACTAACGTGGCCGATACGCCTGCCGAATGCGATTTTTATCTCTCCTCGGTGGTGCAGAAAGGGGACTTGAAAGTGGCCATCTCCACCAACGGCAAGTCGCCAACCGTAGCCAAACGGCTGCGCGAAGTGCTGGAAGAGTCGTTGCCGGGCGAGTTAAATACCGTGTTGCAGCAAATGACCGTCATCCGCGGCCGTCTGAACGGCGATTTTGCCCAAAAAGTAAAGTCGCTGAACGCGGTTACGGCCGAGCTGGCCAACGGCCCTGCCTTCGAATCGCCGGCCACAACCTATTGGCGGCGGCTGGCGACGGGTTCGCTGCTGGCTTTTGCGGCGCTGCTCATTCTCAACATTGCCTCCTACTATGTTACGTGGCCGCAGGCCTACGCGGTATTGCGCAGCGGAGGCACCTTTTACGCCTTCGTGGCCATCGGTTTTCTGGCCCAACTCATCGACGGGCTGCTGGGCATGGGCTACGGGGTCGTGACGGCTATTAGCCTGATGTCCATGAACATACACCCCGCCGCCGTGAGCGCCAGCATTCATACGGCCGAGATGTTTGCCAGCGGCGCGTCGGGTTACAACCATTACAAATTCGGCAACGTCAACCGCCGCTTGTTCAAGGCCTTGCTCTTGCCAGGTATTGCAGGCGCAGTGGGTGGCGCTTTCTTGCTCTCGTATTTTGGCGAAACCTATGCCAATTGGGTAAAGCCTCTGCTGGCCGTGTATCTGTTGCTGTTGGGCGTACGCATCATCAGCCGCGCTTTTCGTCAGCAGGAAAGCAAACGCAAGATCAAACACGTGGGCTGGCTGGCCGCCGCGGGGGGCTTCCTTGATTCGTTTGGCGGCGGTGGCTGGGGGCCATTGGTCACGAGTACGCTTATTGCGAAGGGCCGCACCCCGCAGTATGTCATTGGTTCTGTGAGCCTTACCGAGTTCTTTGTAACCTTCGCCAGTGCCCTGACTTTCTTCTCGCTCATCGGCATCTCGCACTGGCAAATCGTGCTGGGCCTGATTGTAGGCGGCGTGGCGGCGGCACCATTTGCGGCTCGGTTGGCGGGCCGTCTGCCCATCCGCTGGATGTTTATCGGCGTGGGCCTGATGGTGATCCTGTGGAGCCTGTGGGCTTTGCGCAAACTGTTTGTATAA
- a CDS encoding NADPH-dependent assimilatory sulfite reductase hemoprotein subunit, which produces MADTPKLSEVEHVKDASNYLRGTLRESVQNRITGALNPDDTHLIKFHGSYQQTDRDLESERKRQKLEPLYSFMIRVRVPGGVASPSQWQRMDELSNTYANGTLKLTTRQTFQLHGVLKRNLPRAIQGFNDVLMDSIAGCGDVNRNVMCSVNPHESQLHQQVQDVATQISAHLTPRTSAYWELWLNGEQHSASAPNEGEEDHEPIYGKTYLPRKFKIALAVPPQNDTDVFANDIGLIAIEKKGKLLGFNIAIGGGMGMTFGMPETYPRLADLVGYVSLDQVVDVCEKVVTIQRDWGNRENRKFSRLKYTLDRVGLDTFLAELHQRLGYALAPAKPYQFTTSGDAFGWSGGQKGKTNLTLFVEGGRVYDKPGCELKTALRHISEFHTGEFRLTGNQNLTLANIEPAHRALIQDVLEAHGVWAQTQQQTALRFHSLACVALNTCSLAFAEAERYLPHLLDRIDTLIQANGLADEGILIRMTGCPNGCARPYLGEIGLVGRAIGRYNLYLGADHAGERLNKLYKEMLDEEGILQELAPLLQAYAQERQPSERFGDFVVRQGYVHATTHGQNFHA; this is translated from the coding sequence ATGGCCGATACTCCTAAACTTTCCGAAGTCGAACACGTCAAGGACGCCAGCAACTACCTGCGCGGCACCCTGCGTGAGAGCGTGCAGAACCGCATCACGGGCGCGCTTAACCCCGACGACACCCACCTGATCAAGTTTCACGGCTCCTACCAGCAAACCGACCGCGACCTGGAAAGCGAGCGCAAGCGGCAGAAACTCGAGCCCCTCTACTCCTTCATGATTCGGGTGCGGGTGCCCGGCGGCGTGGCTTCCCCCTCGCAGTGGCAGCGCATGGACGAGCTTTCTAACACGTATGCCAACGGCACGCTCAAGCTCACCACGCGCCAGACGTTCCAGCTACACGGCGTGCTGAAGCGCAATTTGCCGCGCGCCATTCAGGGTTTCAACGACGTGCTGATGGACAGCATCGCAGGCTGCGGCGACGTCAACCGCAACGTGATGTGCTCAGTCAATCCGCACGAATCGCAGCTGCATCAGCAGGTGCAGGACGTGGCCACGCAGATCAGCGCCCATCTTACGCCCCGCACGTCGGCGTACTGGGAGCTGTGGCTCAACGGCGAGCAGCACTCTGCCAGCGCCCCCAACGAAGGCGAAGAAGACCACGAGCCGATCTACGGCAAAACGTACCTGCCCCGCAAATTCAAGATTGCGCTGGCCGTGCCGCCGCAAAACGACACCGACGTATTTGCAAACGATATCGGCCTGATTGCCATTGAGAAAAAAGGCAAACTGTTGGGGTTTAACATCGCCATCGGCGGCGGCATGGGCATGACGTTCGGTATGCCCGAAACGTATCCCCGCCTCGCCGACCTAGTTGGCTATGTATCATTAGATCAAGTAGTTGACGTGTGCGAAAAAGTCGTAACGATTCAGCGCGACTGGGGCAATCGGGAAAACCGCAAGTTCTCGCGCCTCAAATACACCCTCGACCGCGTGGGCCTCGATACTTTTCTGGCCGAACTACACCAGCGGCTGGGCTATGCGTTGGCCCCCGCCAAGCCCTATCAGTTCACCACGTCCGGCGATGCATTTGGCTGGTCGGGCGGCCAAAAGGGCAAAACCAACCTGACGCTATTTGTGGAAGGCGGCCGCGTGTACGACAAACCCGGTTGCGAACTGAAAACGGCCCTGCGCCACATTTCCGAATTTCATACCGGCGAATTCCGCCTGACCGGCAACCAAAACTTAACGCTGGCCAACATCGAGCCGGCGCATCGGGCTCTTATTCAGGATGTTCTGGAAGCGCACGGCGTCTGGGCCCAGACGCAGCAGCAAACTGCCTTGCGCTTTCACTCGCTGGCCTGCGTGGCCCTGAATACCTGTTCGCTGGCCTTTGCCGAAGCCGAGCGCTATCTGCCGCACCTACTCGACCGGATTGACACCTTAATTCAGGCCAACGGCCTGGCCGACGAGGGCATCCTGATTCGGATGACGGGCTGTCCGAATGGCTGCGCGCGGCCGTATTTAGGAGAGATCGGATTGGTGGGCCGAGCCATTGGGCGCTACAACTTGTACTTGGGGGCCGACCACGCCGGCGAGCGCCTCAATAAATTATACAAGGAAATGTTGGACGAAGAAGGTATTTTGCAGGAACTCGCGCCCCTATTGCAAGCTTACGCCCAGGAGCGCCAACCCAGTGAACGGTTTGGCGACTTTGTAGTGCGTCAAGGCTACGTGCACGCCACTACGCACGGCCAGAATTTTCATGCTTAA
- a CDS encoding TonB-dependent receptor gives MKQYYASFWLLLLLLLVSAVSAMAQDPIIAISGTVRENGTQQALPGVSISVKGSTTGTLTDGSGKFALKARLRFPFTLVFNMLGYDAKELEISSGSQPIAVVLESRAIWTNEVVVSASRVEESRLKSPVAIEKLDIRAIKETPAPSFYDALENVKGVQMTTSSLTFKVPNTRGFNIPNNFRFMQLVDGVDMQAATLGVPLGNAIGPTELDIASVEITPGAASALYGMNAINGMANLTTKSPFTYQGLSVYQKVGVNHVDGRDRDPSALTESAVRYAQVIKNKFAFKLNFSYLQGTDWLSDTQTDQNPQNLNSANPRFPALSGANNPAADLWNRYGDDRSGNVPVAIQYNGKTETFNVRRTGYYERDLISPTVRNLKFDGGLFYKLTDKLELSYSYRYGLMDGIFQRGNKIQLKDVTVQNHKLELRGTDYYIRSYVLVENTGKSYNLNPLATNLDLNNGSNSVWGGRFQKELQTQINSGTDLATAMQRARAIADQGRAEPGTAAFEQLKNTITGINNWDIAVNVPGAPVTGGAALWQRSRTYHTEGQWNLGPRVKWADVVLGADARVYEVIPDGNNFVDFSKPLSDRTTPGGNNQYYKKFGGFAQATKLFFADRLKLNASLRVDYNPEFNPKVNPRVAAVYTLAEKHNFRASYQNGWRFPALFEALSFVNNGSVRRVGGLARVNEGLGFLENSYTLVSLDNFTAAVNKDVAADPTGTTAEKQARAALKNRGILQVANLPTMQPENINAFEVGYKSVLFDNRIVLDLDAYYNEYTGFLGQVEVAVPKSGPVGSDASVLDMLARAKQDRYRVYTNARNKYRSYGSALGVTYNFYQKYTVSGNTNYNNIAANKAQDVFITGFNTPKWTTNLSFGNREIVRNVGFNVVWRWQDAFYWESQLANGRIPAYQTVDAQVNVRVPNLKTTIKVGGTNLLNKRYIQYAAGPTIGGLYYVALTFDNTVIR, from the coding sequence ATGAAGCAGTATTACGCATCTTTTTGGTTGCTCCTACTCCTGCTGTTGGTTAGCGCAGTATCGGCAATGGCGCAAGACCCCATCATTGCCATCAGCGGTACCGTGCGGGAAAACGGCACCCAACAGGCGCTGCCAGGCGTGAGCATCAGCGTGAAAGGCAGCACGACCGGCACCCTGACCGATGGCAGCGGCAAGTTTGCCTTGAAAGCCCGCTTGCGCTTCCCGTTTACGCTGGTATTCAACATGTTGGGCTACGATGCCAAAGAACTGGAAATTTCCAGCGGGAGCCAGCCCATTGCCGTGGTGCTCGAATCGCGCGCCATCTGGACCAACGAAGTGGTCGTGTCGGCGTCGCGGGTGGAGGAAAGCCGGTTGAAGTCGCCGGTGGCGATTGAAAAGCTGGACATCCGGGCCATCAAAGAAACGCCAGCGCCGAGCTTCTACGACGCGCTGGAAAACGTGAAGGGCGTGCAGATGACGACGTCAAGTTTGACCTTTAAAGTGCCCAATACCAGGGGTTTCAACATTCCGAACAACTTTCGTTTCATGCAGCTCGTCGACGGCGTGGACATGCAGGCGGCCACGCTGGGCGTGCCGCTGGGCAACGCCATCGGGCCGACGGAACTCGACATTGCCAGCGTGGAAATCACGCCCGGCGCGGCCTCGGCGCTTTACGGCATGAACGCCATCAACGGCATGGCCAACCTGACTACCAAAAGTCCCTTCACGTACCAGGGCCTGAGCGTGTACCAGAAAGTCGGCGTCAACCACGTCGATGGCCGCGACCGCGACCCGAGCGCCCTGACCGAGTCGGCGGTGCGCTACGCCCAAGTGATTAAGAACAAATTCGCTTTCAAGCTGAATTTCAGCTATTTGCAAGGCACTGATTGGCTGTCGGATACCCAAACCGATCAGAACCCGCAAAACCTGAACTCGGCCAACCCCCGCTTTCCAGCGCTTTCCGGTGCCAATAACCCGGCCGCTGACCTGTGGAACCGCTACGGCGACGACCGCAGCGGCAACGTGCCGGTAGCCATTCAATACAACGGCAAAACCGAAACCTTCAATGTGCGCCGCACGGGCTATTATGAGCGCGATCTCATTTCGCCCACCGTGCGCAACCTGAAGTTCGATGGGGGCTTGTTCTACAAGCTCACCGACAAGCTGGAACTGTCCTACAGCTACCGCTACGGCCTGATGGACGGCATTTTTCAGCGCGGCAACAAGATTCAGCTCAAGGACGTGACCGTGCAAAACCACAAGCTGGAATTGCGCGGCACCGACTACTACATCCGCAGCTACGTGCTTGTCGAGAATACTGGTAAGTCTTACAACCTCAACCCGTTAGCGACCAACCTCGATCTCAACAACGGCTCGAATAGCGTGTGGGGCGGCAGGTTTCAGAAGGAATTGCAAACCCAAATCAACAGCGGCACCGACTTGGCCACCGCCATGCAGCGCGCCCGCGCCATCGCCGACCAAGGTCGCGCCGAACCGGGTACGGCCGCGTTCGAACAACTCAAAAACACCATCACCGGCATCAACAACTGGGACATTGCCGTGAACGTGCCCGGCGCACCGGTTACCGGCGGCGCGGCCCTGTGGCAGCGTAGCCGCACGTACCACACGGAGGGCCAGTGGAATCTGGGGCCGCGCGTGAAGTGGGCCGATGTGGTGCTGGGCGCCGATGCCCGCGTGTACGAGGTAATTCCGGATGGCAACAACTTCGTGGACTTCTCGAAGCCCCTCTCCGACCGTACCACACCCGGCGGCAACAATCAGTATTACAAGAAGTTCGGGGGATTTGCGCAGGCCACCAAGCTGTTCTTTGCCGACCGCCTCAAGCTGAATGCCTCCCTGCGCGTGGACTACAATCCGGAGTTCAACCCAAAAGTCAACCCGCGCGTGGCGGCCGTGTATACGCTGGCCGAGAAGCACAATTTCCGGGCTTCGTACCAGAACGGCTGGCGCTTCCCGGCCCTGTTTGAAGCGCTGTCATTCGTAAACAACGGCAGCGTGCGGCGCGTGGGTGGTCTGGCGCGCGTGAACGAAGGCTTGGGCTTTTTGGAGAACTCCTACACGCTCGTTTCGCTCGACAACTTCACGGCTGCCGTCAACAAAGACGTGGCCGCCGACCCAACCGGCACCACAGCAGAGAAACAAGCTCGCGCCGCCCTGAAAAACCGCGGGATCTTGCAGGTGGCCAACCTTCCCACGATGCAGCCCGAAAACATCAATGCCTTCGAAGTGGGCTACAAGAGCGTGCTTTTCGACAACCGAATTGTGCTGGATCTGGATGCGTATTACAACGAGTACACCGGCTTTCTGGGGCAGGTGGAAGTGGCCGTACCGAAGTCGGGCCCGGTTGGTTCGGATGCGTCGGTGCTCGACATGCTGGCCCGCGCGAAACAGGATCGGTACCGCGTGTACACCAACGCCCGCAACAAATACCGCAGCTACGGGTCGGCGCTGGGCGTGACGTATAATTTCTACCAGAAATACACCGTCTCGGGCAACACCAACTACAACAACATCGCCGCCAACAAAGCGCAGGACGTGTTCATCACCGGCTTCAATACCCCCAAATGGACAACCAACCTGAGCTTCGGCAACCGCGAAATCGTGCGCAACGTGGGTTTCAACGTGGTGTGGCGCTGGCAAGATGCTTTCTACTGGGAAAGCCAACTGGCCAACGGCCGAATCCCGGCTTACCAGACCGTTGACGCGCAGGTAAACGTGCGCGTTCCGAACCTGAAAACGACGATCAAAGTCGGTGGAACTAACTTATTGAATAAGAGATACATACAATACGCTGCTGGCCCAACCATTGGCGGTTTGTACTACGTGGCTCTAACGTTTGACAATACGGTCATCCGGTAG
- a CDS encoding assimilatory sulfite reductase (NADPH) flavoprotein subunit — MSLSQGPTLPIGFDEATLQQFSAGLNTQQLLWLSGYFYGRYAAGTGEVAPQAAPTTGSASATSVTILFGSQTGNSQKVAKLAAEAARKRGLPVEVKDMNEYAPRALAQERLLLVVVSTQGEGDPPIAAEEVRTFLLGKRAPQLPDLRYSVLALGDKSYLQFCQTGKEFDQRLAELGAQRLLERVDCDVDYHTAAEHWIESVLEKIAGATTTSSPATSTANATVKAEPVTPVYSRQNPWEARILESIQLNGRGSSKETYHLELDLTGSALHYEPGDALAVLPTNEDPLVEEVLRAARLSDTAPVQLENEALPLAAALASRRELTVLTRDVVERYATLAPYAQLQELLADTQQLRPYLYGRDVADLLTDFPTDITAQTLVETLRPLPSRAYSIASSLLAHPDEVHLTVGALRYDAHGRRKHGACSSFLADRVGLDDSVRVFVERNEYFKLPTDSATDIIMVGAGTGVAPFRAFVEERVELGAAGRNWLLFGNPNFTTDFLYQAEWLQHHKKGALTKLDVAFSRDQAEKRYVQHAILENARDVFGWLENGAHFYVCGNKDRLGSAVQHALTEVVQREAGLDAEGASEYLRALKKQRRYLEDVY; from the coding sequence ATGTCACTTTCGCAAGGCCCTACGCTCCCCATAGGCTTCGATGAAGCTACACTCCAGCAGTTTTCCGCCGGGCTGAACACTCAGCAGCTTTTGTGGTTGAGCGGCTATTTCTACGGTCGCTATGCTGCGGGCACGGGTGAAGTCGCTCCGCAGGCTGCTCCGACAACTGGCTCAGCCTCTGCTACTTCTGTTACTATTTTGTTTGGTTCGCAGACCGGCAACAGCCAGAAAGTAGCCAAGCTTGCGGCCGAAGCCGCGCGGAAGCGGGGCTTGCCGGTGGAGGTGAAAGACATGAATGAATACGCCCCGCGCGCGCTGGCCCAAGAACGGCTGCTGCTCGTGGTGGTGAGCACCCAAGGTGAAGGCGACCCGCCCATAGCGGCCGAGGAAGTGCGCACGTTCCTGCTGGGGAAGCGTGCCCCGCAACTGCCGGACCTGCGCTACTCGGTGCTGGCCCTAGGCGATAAAAGCTACCTGCAATTCTGCCAGACCGGCAAAGAATTTGACCAGCGCCTGGCCGAGCTTGGCGCCCAGCGCCTACTGGAGCGCGTCGACTGCGACGTGGACTACCACACGGCCGCCGAGCATTGGATTGAATCCGTGCTCGAAAAGATAGCCGGTGCCACAACCACCAGTTCACCAGCCACTTCCACTGCCAACGCGACCGTAAAAGCAGAGCCTGTTACGCCGGTGTATTCCCGCCAAAATCCGTGGGAAGCGCGCATTCTGGAAAGCATTCAGCTCAACGGCCGCGGCTCTTCGAAAGAAACCTATCACCTGGAGTTGGACCTGACTGGGTCGGCACTGCACTACGAACCTGGCGACGCGCTGGCCGTGCTGCCCACCAACGAAGACCCGTTGGTGGAAGAAGTACTGCGGGCGGCGCGCCTCAGCGACACGGCGCCGGTGCAGCTCGAAAATGAGGCCCTGCCCCTGGCCGCCGCTTTAGCCAGCCGACGCGAGCTCACTGTGCTCACCCGCGACGTGGTGGAACGCTACGCAACGCTGGCGCCCTATGCACAGCTTCAGGAGCTACTCGCTGATACTCAGCAGCTTCGCCCCTATCTCTACGGCCGCGACGTGGCCGACTTGCTGACCGATTTTCCGACTGATATCACGGCGCAGACGCTTGTCGAGACCCTGCGGCCGCTGCCGAGCCGTGCCTATTCCATCGCCTCCAGCCTGCTGGCGCACCCCGATGAAGTGCACCTCACGGTAGGCGCGTTGCGCTACGATGCCCACGGCCGCCGCAAGCACGGCGCCTGCTCGTCCTTCCTCGCCGACCGCGTGGGCCTCGACGACTCGGTGCGGGTGTTTGTGGAGCGCAACGAATACTTCAAGCTTCCGACTGATTCGGCCACCGACATTATCATGGTGGGAGCCGGCACGGGCGTGGCTCCGTTCCGAGCTTTCGTGGAGGAACGCGTGGAGTTGGGCGCTGCGGGTCGCAATTGGCTGCTGTTTGGCAACCCCAATTTTACCACCGACTTTCTGTACCAGGCAGAGTGGTTGCAACACCACAAGAAGGGTGCGTTGACCAAGCTGGATGTCGCTTTCTCCCGCGACCAGGCCGAAAAACGCTACGTGCAGCACGCCATCCTAGAAAACGCCCGCGATGTGTTTGGCTGGCTTGAAAACGGCGCGCATTTCTACGTCTGCGGCAACAAGGACCGCTTGGGCAGTGCCGTCCAACACGCCCTTACCGAAGTGGTGCAGCGCGAGGCCGGCCTCGATGCGGAAGGCGCCAGCGAATACCTACGGGCCCTGAAAAAGCAGCGTCGCTACCTCGAAGACGTGTATTAA
- the cobA gene encoding uroporphyrinogen-III C-methyltransferase codes for MPANPHILPRLTVVGAGPGDPELLTLKGARALAEADVVLYDALVSDDLFALVRPQALRVFVGKRRGYQAYSQEETNALIVKYARQYGHVVRLKGGDPFVFGRGREEMLYAEQHGLATAYVPGISSAVAAAGSVGIPVTHRGLSEGFQVITAITANGELSTAVVEAARSRTTTIILMGLSRLPEITRLFCHSGSAHVPAAVIQNGTLPDARLVTGTVATLADKAEAAGVGAPAIIVIGEVVALATATPLSAVEFATTAIQYAEVA; via the coding sequence ATGCCTGCAAATCCGCACATCTTACCACGCCTCACGGTAGTCGGGGCTGGCCCCGGCGACCCAGAGCTGCTCACGCTCAAGGGCGCGCGCGCACTGGCCGAAGCCGACGTAGTGCTCTACGATGCGCTGGTTAGCGACGACCTGTTTGCCTTGGTGCGGCCGCAAGCGCTGCGGGTGTTTGTGGGCAAACGCCGGGGGTATCAGGCTTACTCTCAGGAAGAAACGAATGCGCTGATTGTGAAATACGCTCGGCAATACGGGCACGTCGTACGGCTGAAGGGCGGTGATCCATTTGTGTTTGGGCGGGGCCGCGAAGAGATGCTCTACGCTGAGCAACACGGCTTGGCTACGGCTTATGTTCCGGGTATCAGCAGCGCGGTAGCGGCGGCGGGCAGCGTAGGCATTCCGGTTACTCACCGGGGCTTAAGCGAAGGCTTTCAGGTGATTACGGCCATCACTGCCAACGGCGAACTTTCTACCGCTGTCGTGGAAGCCGCCCGCTCGCGCACGACCACCATCATTCTGATGGGTTTGAGCCGATTGCCCGAAATCACCCGCCTGTTTTGCCACTCCGGCAGCGCCCATGTGCCCGCCGCCGTGATTCAGAACGGCACGCTCCCCGACGCCCGCCTCGTGACGGGCACAGTAGCCACCCTCGCCGACAAAGCCGAAGCCGCCGGCGTGGGCGCTCCGGCCATCATCGTGATCGGCGAAGTAGTGGCTTTGGCCACCGCTACGCCCCTGTCGGCAGTGGAATTTGCCACGACAGCCATCCAATACGCAGAAGTAGCTTAG